From Streptomyces sp. TLI_235, a single genomic window includes:
- a CDS encoding DNA-binding response OmpR family regulator (manually curated), with amino-acid sequence MTEIQQETGSSPVGTQRRVLVVEDEPTIAESIAARLGAEGFKVAVAHDGPGAVDGFHTWQPDLVVLDIMLPGFDGLEVCRRIQAQRPVPVLMLTARDDETDLLVGLGVGADDYMTKPFSMRELAARVNVLLRRVERAQQAARTPALGSLRFGELEIDHVQRRVRLGSGDVHLTPTEFDLLACLAAQPRAVLTREQLLAEVWDWTDASGTRTVDSHVKALRRKIGASWIRTVHGVGYALEAPLS; translated from the coding sequence GTGACAGAAATTCAGCAAGAGACCGGTAGCAGCCCGGTAGGTACGCAGCGGCGAGTGCTGGTGGTGGAGGACGAACCGACCATCGCGGAGTCCATCGCGGCCCGCCTGGGCGCGGAGGGGTTCAAGGTCGCCGTGGCGCACGACGGCCCCGGCGCGGTGGACGGCTTCCACACCTGGCAGCCCGACCTGGTGGTGCTCGACATCATGCTGCCGGGCTTCGACGGCCTGGAGGTGTGCCGCCGGATCCAGGCGCAGCGCCCGGTGCCGGTGCTCATGCTCACCGCGCGGGACGACGAGACGGACCTGCTGGTCGGCCTCGGCGTCGGCGCGGACGACTACATGACCAAGCCGTTCTCCATGCGCGAGCTGGCGGCCCGGGTCAACGTGCTGCTGCGCCGCGTGGAGCGCGCCCAGCAGGCGGCCAGGACGCCGGCGCTCGGCTCGCTGCGCTTCGGCGAGCTGGAGATCGACCACGTGCAGCGCCGGGTCCGGCTGGGCTCGGGCGACGTGCACCTGACGCCGACCGAGTTCGACCTGCTGGCCTGCCTGGCCGCGCAGCCGCGCGCGGTGCTCACCCGCGAGCAGCTGCTCGCGGAGGTCTGGGACTGGACGGACGCCTCGGGCACCCGCACGGTCGACAGCCACGTCAAGGCGCTGCGCCGGAAGATCGGCGCCAGCTGGATCCGCACGGTGCACGGCGTCGGGTACGCCCTGGAGGCACCCCTTTCCTGA
- a CDS encoding signal transduction histidine kinase produces the protein MTFPQQRKGDAAERPGPGLAGRAARRVWADMRPFDPVRSIKGKLALLVIVSVCLATGMVVVAIRSETQIRIIMIFSMIASLLFMQFLAHGLTAPLRAMTAAARAMARGDYSARVDTSSRDEIGELADSFNRMAADLEAADRHRRELIANVSHELRTPIAALRAVLENVVDGVVQPEPKTLGAALEQTERLGRLITHLLDLSKLDDGVVPLDTRPFEVRPFLDGVLRGVTVDGATAGGAYGRRGDVQLSLDVRPDGLAAVADEERLHQVVANLVDNACKHSPPGGTVTVRARPGEHSGGLLLQVEDQGPGIPLQDRERVFERFGRSGSATAQGPGSDGGTGLGLAIARWAVDLHGGEIRVAESDRGCRIEVVLPGEAPVPTG, from the coding sequence ATGACCTTTCCACAGCAACGCAAAGGGGACGCCGCGGAGCGTCCCGGCCCCGGCCTGGCCGGCCGGGCCGCCCGCCGGGTGTGGGCCGACATGCGGCCGTTCGACCCGGTGCGGTCCATCAAGGGCAAGCTCGCCCTGCTGGTGATCGTCTCCGTCTGCCTGGCCACCGGGATGGTGGTCGTGGCGATCCGGTCCGAGACGCAGATCCGGATCATCATGATCTTCTCGATGATCGCGTCGCTGCTGTTCATGCAGTTCCTCGCGCACGGGCTGACCGCCCCGCTGCGCGCGATGACCGCCGCGGCCCGGGCGATGGCCCGCGGCGACTACAGCGCCCGGGTGGACACCTCCTCCCGGGACGAGATCGGCGAGCTCGCCGACTCCTTCAACCGCATGGCGGCCGATCTGGAGGCCGCCGACCGGCACCGCCGTGAGCTGATCGCCAATGTCTCGCACGAACTGCGCACGCCCATCGCCGCGCTTCGGGCCGTCCTGGAGAACGTGGTGGACGGCGTCGTCCAGCCCGAGCCCAAGACGCTGGGCGCCGCGCTGGAGCAGACCGAGCGGCTGGGCCGGCTGATCACCCACCTGCTGGACCTCTCCAAGCTCGACGACGGCGTGGTGCCGCTGGACACCCGCCCCTTCGAGGTGCGGCCGTTCCTGGACGGCGTGCTGCGCGGGGTGACGGTGGACGGCGCCACCGCGGGCGGCGCCTACGGGCGCCGCGGGGACGTGCAGCTCAGCCTGGACGTCCGGCCGGACGGCCTGGCCGCGGTCGCCGACGAGGAGCGGCTGCACCAGGTGGTGGCCAACCTGGTCGACAACGCGTGCAAGCACTCGCCGCCCGGCGGCACGGTGACCGTGCGGGCCCGGCCCGGCGAGCACAGCGGCGGACTGCTGCTGCAGGTCGAGGACCAGGGCCCGGGCATCCCGCTGCAGGACCGCGAGCGGGTCTTCGAGCGCTTCGGCCGCAGCGGCAGCGCGACCGCGCAGGGCCCCGGCAGCGACGGCGGAACCGGCCTCGGGCTGGCCATCGCGCGCTGGGCGGTGGACCTCCACGGCGGCGAGATCCGGGTGGCCGAAAGCGATCGGGGCTGCCGCATCGAGGTCGTGCTGCCCGGCGAGGCACCCGTCCCCACCGGCTGA
- a CDS encoding 2-oxoglutarate dehydrogenase E1 component, which translates to MSPHPETPSSASTTGFGPNEWLVDEIYQQYLQDPNSVDRAWWDFFADYKPGTEVTPVTQAATQVGPTPTPVAAPAAPAAAPAPAAPAAPVQPAAPLAAAPAAPPAPKAAAPAAPAPAAQGTELVQLRGPAKAVASNMDASLEVPTATSVRAVPAKLLIDNRIVINNHLQRARGGKVSFTHLIGYALVQAVKASPGMNHSYKVEDGKAYLVKPEHVNLGLAIDLVKPNGDRQLVVAAIKKAETLDFFGFWQAYEDIVRRARANKLTMDDFTGVTVSLTNPGGIGTVHSVPRLMQNQGTIVGVGAMEYPAEFQGSSPDTLARLGVSKIMTLTSTYDHRVIQGAASGEFLRTIHQLLLGEHGFYDEVFESLRIPYEPVRWATDVAATHDDEVNKTARVMELIHAYRVRGHLMADTDPLEYKQRKHPDLDVVQHGLTLWDLEREFAVGGFGGQKMMKLRDILGLLRNTYCRTVGIEYMHIQDPKQRKWLQERLEKPYTKPEREEQLRILRRLNSAEAFETFLQTKYVGQKRFSLEGGESLIPLLDATIDAAAEHRLDEAVIGMAHRGRLNVLANIVGKPYGRIFGEFEGNLDPKSMHGSGDVKYHLGAEGTFTGLDGETIKVSLAANPSHLEAVDPVVEGIARAKQDILDQGGTTFPVLPIQIHGDAAFAGQGVVAETLNMSQLRGYRTGGTIHLVVNNQVGFTAAPASSRSSMYCTDVARMIEAPIFHVNGDDPEAVVRVARLAFEFRQEFHKDVVIDLICYRRRGHNEADNPSFTQPLMYDLIDKKRSVRKLYTEGLIGRGDITMEEAEQALQDFQGQLEKVFAEVREAAGAPAPASNGKPVADFPVNIQTGISEEMVKRIAASQVNLPEWLTVHPRLLPQLQRRAGSVEDNTIDWAMGETLAIGSLLMEGHPVRLAGQDSRRGTFGQRHAVLIDRNTGEDYTPLLYLTEDQARFTVYDSLLSEYAAMGFEYGYSLTRPNALVMWEAQFGDFVNGAQTMVDEYIASAEQKWGQHSGVTLLLPHGFEGQGPDHSSARPERFLQLCAQNNMTVAMPTSPSNYFHLLRWQAHNPHHKPLIVFTPKSMLRLKAAASAAAEFTSGSFRPVIGDSTVDPAQVRKVVITSGKFYYDLEAARTERGVTDTAIVRVERLYPLPISELQEELGRYGDNVQFIWAQEEPANQGAWPFIAMNLVDHLQVVIGRNANGARLRRVARPASSAPAVGSAKRHAAEQQAIVDEVFAI; encoded by the coding sequence ATGTCGCCACACCCTGAAACCCCCAGCTCGGCAAGCACCACTGGCTTCGGCCCCAATGAGTGGCTCGTCGACGAGATCTACCAGCAGTACCTCCAGGACCCGAACTCGGTTGACCGAGCCTGGTGGGACTTTTTCGCCGACTACAAGCCCGGTACCGAGGTGACTCCAGTGACCCAGGCTGCAACCCAGGTCGGCCCCACGCCGACCCCCGTTGCTGCTCCCGCTGCCCCTGCCGCTGCTCCGGCGCCCGCTGCACCGGCCGCGCCGGTCCAGCCGGCCGCGCCGCTCGCGGCAGCCCCTGCCGCGCCGCCCGCGCCGAAGGCCGCAGCTCCGGCTGCGCCCGCGCCGGCCGCCCAGGGAACCGAGCTGGTCCAGTTGCGGGGTCCGGCGAAGGCGGTCGCGTCGAACATGGACGCCTCGCTGGAGGTGCCGACCGCGACGTCGGTGCGGGCCGTTCCGGCCAAGCTGCTGATCGACAACCGCATCGTCATCAACAACCACCTGCAGCGGGCCCGTGGTGGCAAGGTCTCCTTCACGCACCTGATCGGCTACGCGCTCGTCCAGGCCGTGAAGGCCTCGCCGGGCATGAACCACAGCTACAAGGTCGAGGACGGCAAGGCCTACCTGGTCAAGCCCGAGCACGTGAACCTGGGCCTGGCGATCGACCTGGTGAAGCCGAACGGCGACCGCCAGCTCGTCGTCGCCGCGATCAAGAAGGCCGAGACCCTCGACTTCTTCGGTTTCTGGCAGGCCTACGAGGACATCGTCCGCCGGGCCCGCGCCAACAAGCTGACCATGGACGACTTCACCGGGGTCACCGTCTCGCTGACCAACCCCGGCGGCATCGGCACCGTCCACTCCGTGCCCCGCCTGATGCAGAACCAGGGCACCATCGTCGGCGTCGGCGCCATGGAGTACCCGGCCGAGTTCCAGGGCTCCTCCCCCGACACCCTCGCCCGCCTCGGCGTCTCCAAGATCATGACGCTGACCTCGACCTACGACCACCGGGTCATCCAGGGCGCGGCCTCCGGCGAGTTCCTGCGCACCATCCACCAGCTCCTGCTGGGCGAGCACGGCTTCTACGACGAGGTCTTCGAGTCGCTGCGCATCCCCTACGAGCCCGTCCGCTGGGCGACCGACGTCGCCGCGACCCACGACGACGAGGTCAACAAGACCGCCCGCGTCATGGAGCTCATCCACGCCTACCGCGTGCGCGGCCACCTGATGGCCGACACCGACCCGCTGGAGTACAAGCAGCGCAAGCACCCCGACCTCGACGTCGTCCAGCACGGACTCACCCTCTGGGACCTCGAGCGCGAATTCGCCGTCGGCGGCTTCGGCGGCCAGAAGATGATGAAGCTCCGCGACATCCTCGGCCTGCTGCGCAACACCTACTGCCGCACCGTCGGCATCGAGTACATGCACATCCAGGACCCCAAGCAGCGCAAGTGGCTGCAGGAACGCCTGGAGAAGCCCTACACCAAGCCCGAACGCGAAGAGCAGCTGCGCATCCTGCGCCGCCTCAACTCCGCCGAGGCCTTCGAAACGTTCCTGCAGACCAAGTACGTGGGCCAGAAGCGCTTCTCGCTGGAGGGCGGCGAGTCCCTCATCCCGCTGCTCGACGCGACGATCGACGCCGCCGCCGAGCACCGCCTGGACGAGGCCGTCATCGGCATGGCCCACCGCGGCCGCCTCAACGTGCTGGCCAACATCGTCGGCAAGCCCTACGGCCGGATCTTCGGCGAGTTCGAGGGCAACCTCGACCCGAAGTCCATGCACGGCTCCGGCGACGTCAAGTACCACCTGGGCGCCGAGGGCACCTTCACCGGCCTGGACGGCGAGACCATCAAGGTGTCGCTGGCCGCGAACCCCTCCCACCTGGAGGCCGTGGACCCGGTCGTCGAGGGCATCGCCCGTGCCAAGCAGGACATCCTGGACCAGGGCGGCACCACCTTCCCGGTGCTGCCGATCCAGATCCACGGCGACGCGGCCTTCGCCGGCCAGGGCGTCGTCGCGGAGACCCTCAACATGTCGCAGCTGCGCGGCTACCGCACCGGCGGCACGATCCACCTGGTGGTCAACAACCAGGTCGGCTTCACCGCCGCCCCGGCGTCGTCCCGCTCGTCGATGTACTGCACCGACGTGGCGCGGATGATCGAGGCGCCGATCTTCCACGTGAACGGCGACGACCCGGAGGCCGTGGTCCGCGTCGCGCGACTCGCCTTCGAGTTCCGGCAGGAGTTCCACAAGGACGTCGTCATCGACCTCATCTGCTACCGCCGCCGCGGTCACAACGAGGCCGACAACCCGTCCTTCACCCAGCCGCTGATGTACGACCTGATCGACAAGAAGCGCTCGGTCCGCAAGCTCTACACCGAGGGCCTGATCGGTCGCGGCGACATCACCATGGAAGAGGCCGAGCAGGCCCTGCAGGACTTCCAGGGCCAGCTGGAGAAGGTCTTCGCCGAGGTCCGCGAGGCCGCCGGCGCGCCCGCTCCGGCCTCCAACGGCAAGCCGGTCGCGGACTTCCCGGTGAACATCCAGACCGGTATCTCCGAGGAGATGGTGAAGCGGATCGCCGCCTCGCAGGTGAACCTGCCGGAGTGGCTGACCGTCCACCCGCGTCTGCTGCCCCAGCTGCAGCGCCGCGCCGGCTCCGTCGAGGACAACACCATCGACTGGGCCATGGGCGAGACCCTCGCCATCGGCTCCCTGCTGATGGAGGGCCACCCCGTCCGCCTCGCCGGCCAGGACAGCCGCCGCGGCACCTTCGGCCAGCGCCACGCCGTCCTCATCGACCGCAACACCGGCGAGGACTACACCCCGCTGCTCTACCTCACCGAGGACCAGGCCCGCTTCACCGTCTACGACAGCCTGCTGTCCGAGTACGCGGCGATGGGCTTCGAGTACGGCTACTCCCTCACCCGGCCCAACGCGCTGGTCATGTGGGAGGCGCAGTTCGGCGACTTCGTCAACGGCGCACAGACCATGGTCGACGAGTACATCGCCTCCGCCGAGCAGAAGTGGGGCCAGCACTCCGGCGTCACCCTGCTCCTGCCGCACGGCTTCGAGGGCCAGGGCCCGGACCACTCGTCCGCCCGCCCGGAGCGCTTCCTGCAGCTCTGCGCGCAGAACAACATGACGGTCGCGATGCCCACCTCGCCGTCGAACTACTTCCACCTGCTCCGCTGGCAGGCGCACAACCCACACCACAAGCCGCTCATCGTCTTCACCCCGAAGTCGATGCTGCGTCTGAAGGCCGCGGCGTCGGCCGCCGCCGAGTTCACGTCCGGCTCGTTCCGGCCGGTGATCGGCGACAGCACGGTGGACCCGGCGCAGGTCCGCAAGGTCGTCATCACCTCCGGCAAGTTCTACTACGACCTGGAGGCGGCCCGCACCGAGCGCGGCGTCACCGACACCGCCATCGTCCGGGTCGAGCGGCTCTACCCGCTGCCGATCTCCGAGCTGCAGGAGGAACTGGGCCGCTACGGCGACAACGTCCAGTTCATCTGGGCCCAGGAGGAGCCGGCCAACCAGGGCGCCTGGCCGTTCATCGCCATGAACCTGGTCGACCACCTCCAGGTCGTCATCGGCCGCAACGCCAACGGCGCCCGCCTGCGCCGCGTCGCCCGCCCGGCCTCCTCGGCCCCCGCCGTCGGCTCGGCCAAGCGCCACGCCGCCGAGCAGCAGGCGATCGTGGACGAGGTGTTCGCGATCTGA
- a CDS encoding serine/threonine protein kinase — translation MSEQLPPVFQPLQPEDPREVGGYRVFARLGAGGMGRVYLSYTPGGRPVALKVVRAEFAEDGEFRRRFAQEVANAQRIHGLYTAQVIDSGPDAVAPWLVTAYVPGPSLQQVIREHGALPTRTVLLLIGGIAEALQAIHSVQVVHRDLKPANVLVAEDGPRVIDFGIARAADATALTGTGYRIGSPAFMSPEQAQGAPVTAATDVFALGALAAYAAGGTPPFGEGPDTAVLYRVVHEEPDLATVPADLRELLVRCLAKDPAQRPTPAEIIEAARSHPAVGGQLRFADDWLPAQVNTEITRRSDLPRTPPTPLPAAVPPMPTVPATAPSIAPSIGVPAAPPSAPPVAPFASPQYPAPQYPAPQVGAVSPPLGAFGPPQPAGVPTVPVAAGPQAATAPVRRGVSWKTLLAVAAATAVVGTGAGVALTSGGGGTTRTNSGTGAQTAQTAGPAGTRPAGQATAGGSQDSAAPTAKGGATAKPSSGYTPVYTDQVLSSPDYTYVFDLTTGKVVSSSTNPAWVLEPSYGHFNWSSGSDAFLAAENHLTPAECAAGIEQQPVSDVKYDALPAGGLFCLRNRGNGGIVVVKAVEQGSTSNSAAKVSISYWRRNG, via the coding sequence ATGTCCGAGCAGTTGCCACCCGTCTTCCAGCCGCTGCAGCCGGAGGATCCAAGGGAGGTCGGTGGCTACCGGGTCTTCGCGCGGCTCGGCGCGGGCGGCATGGGCCGGGTCTACCTCTCGTACACGCCGGGCGGGCGGCCGGTCGCGCTGAAGGTGGTGCGCGCGGAGTTCGCCGAGGACGGCGAGTTCCGGCGGCGCTTCGCGCAGGAGGTCGCCAACGCCCAGCGCATCCACGGGCTCTACACCGCGCAGGTGATCGACTCCGGCCCGGACGCCGTGGCGCCCTGGCTGGTCACCGCGTACGTGCCCGGCCCCTCGTTGCAGCAGGTGATCCGCGAGCACGGCGCGCTGCCGACCCGTACCGTGCTGCTGCTGATCGGCGGCATCGCCGAGGCGCTGCAGGCGATCCACAGCGTCCAGGTGGTGCACCGGGACCTCAAGCCGGCCAATGTGCTGGTCGCCGAGGACGGCCCACGGGTGATCGACTTCGGTATCGCCCGGGCCGCGGACGCCACCGCGCTCACCGGCACCGGCTACCGGATCGGCTCGCCGGCCTTCATGTCGCCCGAGCAGGCGCAGGGCGCACCGGTCACCGCGGCCACCGACGTCTTCGCGCTGGGCGCCCTGGCGGCGTACGCGGCCGGCGGCACCCCGCCGTTCGGCGAGGGCCCGGACACCGCGGTGCTCTACCGGGTGGTGCACGAGGAGCCCGACCTGGCGACCGTCCCGGCCGACCTGCGGGAGCTGCTGGTCCGCTGCCTGGCCAAGGACCCGGCACAGCGTCCGACACCGGCCGAGATCATCGAGGCCGCCCGCAGCCATCCCGCGGTCGGCGGCCAGCTGCGGTTCGCCGACGACTGGCTGCCCGCCCAGGTGAACACCGAGATCACCCGCCGCTCCGACCTGCCGCGAACCCCGCCGACCCCGCTGCCGGCCGCAGTGCCGCCGATGCCGACCGTTCCGGCGACCGCGCCGTCGATTGCGCCGTCGATCGGTGTCCCGGCCGCCCCGCCGAGCGCCCCGCCGGTGGCGCCCTTCGCGTCGCCGCAGTACCCGGCTCCGCAGTACCCCGCGCCACAGGTCGGCGCGGTGTCGCCGCCGCTGGGCGCGTTCGGGCCGCCGCAGCCGGCCGGTGTCCCGACCGTGCCGGTCGCGGCCGGCCCGCAGGCCGCGACCGCACCCGTCCGACGGGGTGTCTCCTGGAAGACCCTGCTGGCCGTCGCCGCGGCGACGGCCGTGGTGGGCACGGGTGCCGGTGTGGCGCTGACCTCCGGGGGCGGCGGCACCACCCGGACCAACTCGGGCACCGGCGCGCAGACGGCGCAGACCGCCGGCCCGGCGGGCACGCGGCCGGCCGGGCAGGCGACGGCCGGCGGATCGCAGGACTCGGCCGCCCCGACGGCCAAGGGCGGCGCCACCGCAAAGCCGTCGAGCGGGTACACCCCGGTCTACACCGACCAGGTGCTCTCCAGCCCCGACTACACGTACGTCTTCGACCTGACGACCGGCAAGGTGGTGTCCTCCTCGACCAATCCGGCCTGGGTGCTGGAGCCGAGCTACGGCCACTTCAACTGGTCGAGCGGCTCGGACGCCTTCCTGGCCGCGGAGAACCACCTGACCCCGGCCGAGTGCGCCGCGGGGATCGAGCAGCAGCCGGTGTCCGACGTGAAGTACGACGCGCTGCCGGCCGGCGGGCTGTTCTGCCTGCGCAACCGGGGGAACGGCGGCATCGTCGTGGTCAAGGCGGTCGAGCAGGGCAGCACCAGCAACTCGGCGGCGAAGGTCTCGATCAGCTACTGGCGCCGCAACGGCTGA
- a CDS encoding putative adhesin, with amino-acid sequence MSEWTVEGPEKITIDEPVSSLHVRIIGGAVNVVAADGPARLEVTELEGEPLQVDLKDGVLTVAYKDLDWSELSETVKSLQSVKAFLGSLRRKRRVVVSLAVPAGTEVRLGTASADTTVSGIAGPVTVHGASGAATLVGLSGRIQANTVSGDVDAQSVSGELRVNTVSGQLTVVAGTADKVQAKTVSGAVTLDLDVQTPTDITVATVSGPVGVRLPAVADAKVEAGTTTGDVTSTFAELTVAGSWGAKRLAGQLGSGTGRLQVTTVSGAITVLHRPEDEDAPPAKELTTGPGPDLTKEA; translated from the coding sequence ATGAGCGAGTGGACGGTCGAAGGACCCGAGAAGATCACCATCGACGAGCCGGTCAGCAGCCTGCACGTCCGGATCATCGGGGGTGCCGTCAACGTCGTGGCCGCCGACGGCCCGGCCCGCCTGGAGGTCACCGAGCTGGAGGGCGAGCCCCTGCAGGTCGACCTCAAGGACGGTGTGCTCACCGTGGCGTACAAGGACCTCGACTGGAGCGAGCTCTCCGAGACCGTGAAGTCCCTGCAGTCCGTCAAGGCCTTCCTCGGCTCGCTGCGCCGCAAGCGCCGTGTCGTCGTCTCGCTCGCGGTGCCGGCCGGCACCGAGGTCAGGCTCGGCACCGCCTCCGCGGACACCACCGTCTCCGGCATCGCCGGACCGGTCACCGTGCACGGCGCGAGCGGTGCCGCCACCCTGGTGGGCCTCTCCGGCCGGATCCAGGCCAACACCGTCTCCGGCGACGTGGACGCCCAGTCGGTCTCCGGCGAACTGCGCGTCAACACCGTCTCCGGGCAGCTCACCGTGGTCGCCGGCACCGCCGACAAGGTGCAGGCCAAGACCGTCAGCGGCGCGGTCACCCTCGACCTCGACGTGCAGACGCCCACCGACATCACCGTCGCCACGGTCAGCGGCCCGGTCGGTGTCCGGCTGCCCGCGGTCGCCGACGCCAAGGTCGAGGCGGGCACCACCACCGGTGACGTCACCTCCACCTTCGCCGAGCTGACGGTGGCCGGCAGCTGGGGCGCCAAGCGGCTCGCCGGCCAGCTCGGCAGCGGCACCGGCCGGCTCCAGGTCACCACCGTCTCCGGCGCGATCACCGTCCTGCACCGTCCGGAGGACGAGGACGCGCCGCCCGCCAAGGAGCTCACCACCGGCCCCGGCCCCGACCTCACCAAGGAGGCCTGA
- a CDS encoding PadR family transcriptional regulator has product MSPVFGHGRLRLYLLKLLDESPRHGYEVIRLLEERFQGLYAPSAGTVYPRLAKLEQEGLVTHSTEGGRKVYRLTDAGRTELAARQDELAELEVEIRDSVAQLAGAIREDVRDTAKDLREELWGAARKAPRPETAGDPWAGPWGDRDAWQRAKEEYERFKTQAKDQAKRAKEQERAAKAKAKAAEAEARKLREQSKAARSATQQEALRIKRRVEEQVREHASRGDWSTGLAEGLAELTRSLGGLADAARWGHPAPTEDVRITRIDLDKDGGDDGGDAAAAEDLPDWARTDPAGDPARELGRLLDRFRDHVRDAARDGGVTPDQLTRAQSALAAAARRLLG; this is encoded by the coding sequence ATGTCCCCCGTCTTCGGCCACGGCCGGCTCCGGCTCTACCTGCTCAAGCTGCTCGACGAGTCCCCCCGGCACGGCTACGAGGTGATCCGCCTGCTGGAGGAGCGCTTCCAGGGCCTGTACGCGCCCTCCGCCGGCACCGTCTACCCGCGGCTCGCCAAGCTGGAGCAGGAGGGCCTGGTCACCCACAGCACCGAGGGCGGCCGCAAGGTCTACCGGCTGACGGACGCGGGCCGCACCGAGCTGGCCGCCCGTCAGGACGAGCTAGCCGAGCTGGAGGTGGAGATCCGCGACTCCGTCGCCCAGCTCGCCGGCGCGATCCGCGAGGACGTCCGGGACACCGCCAAGGACCTGCGCGAGGAGCTCTGGGGCGCCGCCCGCAAGGCCCCCCGCCCGGAGACCGCCGGCGACCCGTGGGCCGGCCCCTGGGGGGACAGGGATGCCTGGCAGCGCGCCAAGGAGGAGTACGAGCGGTTCAAGACCCAGGCCAAGGACCAGGCCAAACGCGCCAAGGAGCAGGAGCGCGCGGCCAAGGCCAAGGCCAAGGCCGCCGAGGCGGAGGCCCGCAAGCTGCGCGAGCAGTCCAAGGCCGCCCGCAGCGCCACCCAGCAGGAGGCGCTGCGGATCAAGCGCCGGGTCGAGGAGCAGGTCCGCGAGCACGCCTCGCGCGGCGACTGGTCCACCGGCCTCGCCGAGGGCCTGGCCGAGCTCACCCGCAGCCTCGGCGGGCTCGCCGACGCCGCCCGCTGGGGCCACCCGGCGCCCACCGAGGACGTCCGGATCACCCGGATCGACCTCGACAAGGACGGCGGGGACGACGGGGGCGACGCCGCCGCGGCCGAGGACCTGCCCGACTGGGCGCGCACCGATCCGGCCGGCGACCCGGCCCGCGAGCTGGGGCGCCTGCTCGACCGCTTCCGCGACCACGTCCGGGACGCCGCCCGCGACGGCGGGGTGACCCCCGATCAGCTGACGAGGGCCCAGTCGGCCCTGGCCGCGGCGGCCCGGCGCCTGCTCGGCTGA